The following proteins come from a genomic window of Oxyura jamaicensis isolate SHBP4307 breed ruddy duck unplaced genomic scaffold, BPBGC_Ojam_1.0 oxyUn_random_OJ71079, whole genome shotgun sequence:
- the LOC118159571 gene encoding olfactory receptor 14A16-like, translating to MQDVLPRFSLYFSFFGAEYSVLILTSYDCYVAICKPLHYGTLLGNRTCAKMAAAAWGSTFFYALLHTASTFSLALCQGNAVDKFFCEIPQILKLSCSNSYLREVGLLMLSSILDFGCFVFIVLSYAQVFRAVMRIPTKQGQYKAFSTCLPHLAVVSLFLSTVIFAYLKPPSISSPSLNMVVTVLYSMLSPVVNPFIYSMRNQELNDSVWKQLTFCVSVATVCLPSADDSQCIS from the coding sequence ATGCAGGATGTGCTACCCaggttttctttatatttttctttttttggtgcaGAGTATTCTGTTCTCATCCTCACGTCCTATGACTGCTatgttgccatctgcaagcccctgcactacgggacGCTCTTGGGCAACAGAACGTGTGCcaagatggcagcagctgcctggggcagtacATTTTTCTATGCTCTGCTGCACACTGCCAGTACATTTTCCCTGgccctctgccaaggcaatgctgtggacaagttcttctgtgaaattccccaGATCCTTAAGCTCTCCTGCTCAAACTCCTACCTCAGAGAAGTTGGACTTCTCATGTTAAGTTCCATTTTGGattttgggtgttttgttttcattgtgctcTCCTACGCGCAGGTCTTCAGGGCCGTGATGAGAATTCCAACAAAGCAGGGACAgtacaaagccttttccacgtgcctccctcacctggccgtggtctcccTGTTTCTAAGTACTGTAAtttttgcctacctgaagcccccctccatctcttCTCCATCCCTGAACATGGTGGTGACAGTTCTATACTCCATGCTGTCTCCAGTAGTGAACCccttcatctacagcatgaggaaccaggagctcaatGATTCAGTGTGGAAACAGCTGACTTTCTGTGTATCAGTGGCCACAGTCTGTCTTCCTTCTGCAGATGACTCCCAGTGTATCTCATGA